From the Spodoptera frugiperda isolate SF20-4 chromosome 16, AGI-APGP_CSIRO_Sfru_2.0, whole genome shotgun sequence genome, one window contains:
- the LOC118280646 gene encoding uncharacterized protein LOC118280646 isoform X1 translates to MDSIVVKTEMQSNGEILLFYVDENGGNEEGVLTTVESIENQAMQLQQDNSYIIQDMVDSNENADQSTADNWTDDEINRLLVFYNDNKQTFINGTTKKQHLWTVACKTMLLGKNPNSCEAKLLSLQTKYNQICENIQKGLYEEWPYFQLCHNIFQDESPVITIETVNSSEPQIIKVPALKQNFDNVMMVKKINKPAVDEKVHTMLTLYLKYKKNFQEEYWRRGLWETIAMEMGEDDGEYWQKRFLNYKQHYLRLLDKRRDSGNEGINWPYMDLFDKIFEGDQEFNRKYLNEEYRLIENQAIADSEEIPTPEDWLVCEKTVLVKYYFDCYDEFEDRTIPNGFLWNEIGRLLDKPADDCKAKYEELREAHLQKYIDGAVVDLQSRKPVDIVYDHIISKDIQNEMERNRRIPEELEIWKTTELDDLVQFFYDNIQLYKDKICHFVCWAAVAKKLKKTLQSCKSQWDDLVQLYQTILNDKKEHPDMQIDWRYIEVFDRIFDYGMDTNLLVGYDKPKDGAGPKAVQESELGKVGVKRVSIKEEVGIDDFSDDDESFDERGFTKRTKRRAGESKAFKILEYYQKNKDKFSTTNRNKHSLWEVLAKQIGISATQCAHRFRNLKQVYTAYVQREINKPEMPILWPYYALCKKVFGYRAIKSKLKNGKMDSDDSEDWSAKEIKQLINYFSQNFEEIDNFVDDTSKWSDLATDIGKTENACKEKFIELRKSYRKLKTMRSRNPDVKISWKYFNMFEDIYNAKQNGNDEAMEVEELDLNMVSDEKEEDDYQCIIVIPEGQDISQIENAQIIIQDPPTLETVPEEPAPTNQPKEVKPIQKWTKRTKKRLIIFYINYIRSHKGKEIKAQEMWKDIASKLNKTVQSCRKMFAKLKANHKQLDKSDPNVLNNPYYSLMAKAMRLKPKYEKGDQNKSLKDGKVYKDVALPDDKVIQALQYYLENIEDFVSPRYEKKYLWTELANYVCEPITKVFNKLNYLKQQYNSDTDEVAGQKTPFGELLKEIQAKEIAVKLVVDNNPKPIIELPDDEETWSDDETEQLLEWYLSNLEKFKNPKYVRSYLWLEVSELLKKSAIACSKKMSDVRTEYRNMVREKPEELNAWRFLDLCQKIYGTGKKGATNISN, encoded by the exons ATGGATTCCATAGTGGTGAAAACGGAGATGCAAAGCAATGGAGAGATACTCCTATTTTATGTTGATG aaaatggTGGTAATGAAGAAGGAGTGCTCACTACAGTAGAGAGTATCGAGAATCAAGCCATGCAGCTTCAGCAAGATAACTCCTACATCATCCAGGATATGGTTGACTCCAATGAGAATGCTGATCAATCAACAGCAGACAACTGGACTGATGATGAGATAAACCGACTCCTCGTCTTCTACAATGATAATAAACAGACATTTATCAACGGCACAACTAAGAAACAACATCTCTGGACCGTTGCATGTAAAACAATGCTTTTAGGCAAAAACCCAAACTCATGCGAAGCCAAACTTCTTAGTTTGCAAACAAAGTACAATCAAATATGTGAAAACATACAAAAAGGATTGTACGAAGAGTGGCCGTACTTCCAACTATGTCATAATATTTTCCAAGATGAAAGCCCTGTGATTACCATTGAAACCGTCAACTCATCGGAACCTCAAATCATTAAAGTTCCAGCTTTGAAACAGAATTTTGACAATGTCATGATGGTTAAGAAGATAAATAAACCTGCAGTTGATGAGAAAGTTCATACAATGCTAACTTTGTATTTGAAATACAAGAAGAACTTCCAAGAAGAGTATTGGAGACGGGGTTTGTGGGAGACTATTGCGATGGAGATGGGAGAGGATGACGGGGAATACTGGCAGAAACGGTTCTTGAACTACAAACAGCATTACTTGAGGTTGCTAGACAAGAGACGGGACAGTGGCAACGAAGGCATCAACTGGCCATACATGGACTTAttcgataaaatatttgaagGGGACCAAGAATTTAATAGAAAGTACTTAAATGAAGAGTACAGACTAATCGAAAACCAGGCTATAGCTGATTCTGAAGAGATACCAACGCCTGAAGATTGGTTGGTCTGTGAGAAAACTGTTTTAGTGAAATATTACTTTGATTGTTACGATGAGTTTGAGGACCGGACGATACCCAATGGTTTTCTATGGAACGAAATAGGCCGGTTACTGGACAAACCAGCTGATGATTGCAAAGCGAAGTATGAGGAGTTGAGAGAGGCTCATCTACAGAAATATATCGATGGAGCTGTTGTCGATTTGCAGAGCAGAAAACCAGTTGACATAGTGTATGACCATATCATATCGAAGGATATACAGAATGAAATGGAAAGGAATCGAAGGATACCGGAGGAATTGGAGATTTGGAAGACAACGGAGCTAGATGACTTGGTGCAATTCTTCTATGATAATATACAGTTGTATAAAGACAAAATATGTCATTTTGTCTGCTGGGCAGCTGTAGCGAAGAAGTTGAAGAAGACACTACAGAGTTGTAAGAGCCAATGGGATGACTTAGTTCAGTTGTATCAGACTATCTTGAATGATAAGAAGGAGCATCCTGATATGCAGATCGATTGGCGATATATTGAAGTTTTTGATAGGATATTTGATTATGGTATGGACACTAATTTGTTGGTTGGGTATGATAAGCCTAAGGATGGTGCAGGTCCGAAAGCTGTTCAGGAATCTGAGTTGGGGAAGGTTGGAG TAAAAAGAGTGAGCATCAAAGAGGAAGTAGGCATCGATGACTTCAGTGATGATGACGAGTCCTTTGATGAACGAGGATTCACAAAGCGAACCAAACGGCGTGCCGGAGAGTCGAAAGCGTTCAAAATCCTCGAATATTACCAAAAGAACAAAGACAAATTCTCAACAACGAATAGAAATAAACATTCTTTATGGGAGGTCTTAGCCAAACAGATTGGTATCTCAGCTACCCAATGCGCTCACAGGTTTAGAAACTTAAAACAAGTATACACTGCCTACGTACAAAGAGAAATCAACAAACCAGAGATGCCTATCCTATGGCCTTACTACGCTCTTTGCAAGAAAGTCTTCGGCTACCGAGCCATCAAATCAAAGCTCAAGAACGGCAAAATGGATTCTGATGACAGCGAAGACTGGTCAGCGAAGGAAATCAAGCAATTGATCAATTATTTCTCTCAAAACTTTGAAGAGATTGATAATTTTGTCGATGACACAAGTAAATGGTCTGATTTGGCAACGGATATCGGTAAAACTGAGAACGCTTGCAAGGAGAAGTTTATTGAACTGAGGAAGTCTTATAGAAAGTTGAAGACTATGAGGAGTAGGAACCCTGATGTGAAGATTTCGTGgaaatattttaacatgttCGAAGATATTTATAATGCTAAGCAGAATGGAAATGATGAGGCTATGGAGGTTGAGGAGTTGGACTTGAATATGGTTTCTGATGAAAAAGAAG AAGACGACTACCAGTGCATCATAGTAATACCAGAAGGTCAAGATATATCGCAGATAGAAAACGCTCAAATTATAATACAAGATCCACCCACTTTAGAAACCGTCCCAGAAGAGCCAGCGCCAACCAACCAGCCAAAGGAGGTCAAACCCATCCAAAAATGGACGAAACGGACCAAAAAGAGGTTAATCATCTTCTACATTAACTACATAAGGTCCCATAAGGGGAAAGAGATCAAAGCTCAAGAGATGTGGAAGGATATTGCAtcgaaattaaacaaaactgtgcAATCTTGCAGAAAAATGTTCGCTAAACTGAAAGCTAATCACAAACAACTAGATAAATCAGACCCTAATGTGCTAAATAACCCTTATTACTCACTTATGGCCAAAGCAATGCGTTTGAAACCAAAATACGAAAAAGGGGACCAAAACAAGAGCTTAAAAGATGGAAAGGTTTATAAGGATGTCGCATTACCAGATGATAAAGTCATACAAGCATTGCAGTACTATTTAGAGAACATAGAGGACTTTGTCAGCCCTAGATACGAGAAGAAATATCTTTGGACAGAACTAGCTAACTACGTATGCGAGCCTATTACAAAAGTCTTTAACAAGTTAAACTATTTGAAACAACAATATAACAGTGACACAGATGAGGTTGCCGGCCAAAAAACACCATTTGGGGAGCTGTTAAAAGAGATACAAGCTAAAGAAATAGCTGTGAAACTCGTGGTAGATAATAATCCAAAACCGATTATCGAACTCCCTGATGATGAGGAGACCTGGTCTGATGATGAGACGGAACAGCTTCTAGAATGGTATCTGAGCAATTTGGAGAAGTTTAAGAACCCTAAGTATGTTAGAAGCTACCTTTGGTTGGAGGTTTCAGAGTTATTGAAGAAAAGCGCTATAGCTTGTTCTAAAAAAATGTCGGATGTTCGCACTGAATACAGGAATATGGTGAGAGAAAAACCCGAAGAGTTGAATGCATGGAGGTTCCTAGATTTGTGTCAGAAGATCTACGGTACGGGAAAGAAAGGCGCAACTAatattagtaattaa
- the LOC126911551 gene encoding glycine receptor subunit alpha-4, with protein MYEHILCVMLTFKMKFEVKVFVTIFMTVVKSCEAGRVQAAVSFLTNASYQEIELKSESSLSLRDILPEKAKFYDKNRAPKLQGQPTIVYFHVTVLSLDSINEESMTYVADIFLAQSWRDPRLRLPENMHEEYRILDVDWLNKIWRPDCFFKNAKKVTFHEMSIPNHYLWLYHDKTLLYMSKLTLVLSCAMKFESYPHDTQSCSMMIESLSHTVHDLVFIWNLTDPLVVNPDIELPQLDISNNYTSDCTIEYSTGNFTCLAVVFNLRRRLGYHLFHTYIPSALIVVMSWISFWIKPEAIPARVTLGVTSLLTLATQNTQSQQSLPPVSYVKAIDVWMSSCSVFVFLSLFEFAVVNNYMGPVATKAMKGYSDEDLSRDLDAFKHIFPTTVDPRASTSASIPQYETFCNGRETAVYIDRFSRFFFPFSFFILNVVYWSTFL; from the exons ATGTATGAACATATTTTGTGTGTGATGTTGACATTCAAGATGAAGTTTGAGGTGAAAGTGTTTGTGACTATCTTCATGACTGTTGTGAAGTCTTGCGAGGCTGGCAGAGTGCAAGCCGctgtcagttttct AACAAATGCTTCCTACCAAGAAATAGAGCTGAAATCCGAGTCCAGTCTGTCACTGCGCGACATTTTGCCGGAGAAAGCAAAGTTCTACGATAAGAACAGGGCGCCCAAGCTGCAAGGACAACCCACCATCGTCTACTTCCACGTCACCGTGCTGTCTCTGGATTCTATCAATGAAGAGAGTATG ACCTACGTAGCCGACATCTTCCTGGCCCAATCCTGGAGAGACCCTCGTCTTCGTCTACCAGAGAACATGCACGAAGAGTACAGGATCCTCGACGTGGACTGGCTGAACAAGATCTGGCGACCAGACTGCTTCTTCAAGAACGCTAAGAAAGTGACCTTCCATGAAATGAGCATACCCAACCATTATTTGTGGCTGTACCATGATAAAACTCTGCTGTATATGTCGAA ATTGACTTTAGTCCTCTCCTGTGCCATGAAGTTCGAGTCGTACCCTCACGACACACAGAGCTGTTCCATGATGATTGAAAGTT TATCTCACACCGTCCATGACCTTGTATTCATCTGGAACCTGACAGACCCGTTAGTGGTCAACCCGGACATCGAACTGCCTCAACTAGACATCTCCAACAACTACACATCTGATTGCACCATTGAATATTCTACGG GAAACTTCACCTGCCTAGCAGTGGTGTTCAACCTCCGTCGTCGACTGGGCTACCACCTCTTCCACACTTACATCCCATCAGCACTCATTGTCGTCATGTCCTGGATCTCCTTCTGGATCAAACCTGAAGCCATACCTGCTAGAGTCACCTTGGGAGTCACTTCCTTACTTACTTTGG CTACTCAAAACACCCAATCCCAGCAGAGTCTACCACCAGTCTCCTACGTGAAGGCTATAGACGTGTGGATGTCCTCCTGTTCCGTCTTCGTGTTCCTCTCACTCTTCGAATTTGCCGTGGTCAACAATTACATGGGTCCTGTGGCTACTAAAGCTATGAAGGGGTATTCTGATGAAGACTTGTCAAGAGATCTGGATGCTTTTAAG CACATATTCCCGACAACAGTGGACCCTAGAGCCAGTACATCAGCCTCCATACCGCAGTACGAGACATTCTGCAACGGGAGAGAGACAGCTGTATACATAGATCGGTTCTCTCGCTTCTTCTTTCCATTTTCCTTCTTCATTCTTAACGTAGTCTACTGGTCTACTTTCCTGTGA
- the LOC118280646 gene encoding uncharacterized protein LOC118280646 isoform X2, translating into MDSIVVKTEMQSNGEILLFYVDENGGNEEGVLTTVESIENQAMQLQQDNSYIIQDMVDSNENADQSTADNWTDDEINRLLVFYNDNKQTFINGTTKKQHLWTVACKTMLLGKNPNSCEAKLLSLQTKYNQICENIQKGLYEEWPYFQLCHNIFQDESPVITIETVNSSEPQIIKVPALKQNFDNVMMVKKINKPAVDEKVHTMLTLYLKYKKNFQEEYWRRGLWETIAMEMGEDDGEYWQKRFLNYKQHYLRLLDKRRDSGNEGINWPYMDLFDKIFEGDQEFNRKYLNEEYRLIENQAIADSEEIPTPEDWLVCEKTVLVKYYFDCYDEFEDRTIPNGFLWNEIGRLLDKPADDCKAKYEELREAHLQKYIDGAVVDLQSRKPVDIVYDHIISKDIQNEMERNRRIPEELEIWKTTELDDLVQFFYDNIQLYKDKICHFVCWAAVAKKLKKTLQSCKSQWDDLVQLYQTILNDKKEHPDMQIDWRYIEVFDRIFDYGMDTNLLVGYDKPKDGAGPKAVQESELGKVGVKRVSIKEEVGIDDFSDDDESFDERGFTKRTKRRAGESKAFKILEYYQKNKDKFSTTNRNKHSLWEVLAKQIGISATQCAHRFRNLKQVYTAYVQREINKPEMPILWPYYALCKKVFGYRAIKSKLKNGKMDSDDSEDWSAKEIKQLINYFSQNFEEIDNFVDDTSKWSDLATDIGKTENACKEKFIELRKSYRKLKTMRSRNPDVKISWKYFNMFEDIYNAKQNGNDEAMEVEELDLNMVSDEKEDDYQCIIVIPEGQDISQIENAQIIIQDPPTLETVPEEPAPTNQPKEVKPIQKWTKRTKKRLIIFYINYIRSHKGKEIKAQEMWKDIASKLNKTVQSCRKMFAKLKANHKQLDKSDPNVLNNPYYSLMAKAMRLKPKYEKGDQNKSLKDGKVYKDVALPDDKVIQALQYYLENIEDFVSPRYEKKYLWTELANYVCEPITKVFNKLNYLKQQYNSDTDEVAGQKTPFGELLKEIQAKEIAVKLVVDNNPKPIIELPDDEETWSDDETEQLLEWYLSNLEKFKNPKYVRSYLWLEVSELLKKSAIACSKKMSDVRTEYRNMVREKPEELNAWRFLDLCQKIYGTGKKGATNISN; encoded by the exons ATGGATTCCATAGTGGTGAAAACGGAGATGCAAAGCAATGGAGAGATACTCCTATTTTATGTTGATG aaaatggTGGTAATGAAGAAGGAGTGCTCACTACAGTAGAGAGTATCGAGAATCAAGCCATGCAGCTTCAGCAAGATAACTCCTACATCATCCAGGATATGGTTGACTCCAATGAGAATGCTGATCAATCAACAGCAGACAACTGGACTGATGATGAGATAAACCGACTCCTCGTCTTCTACAATGATAATAAACAGACATTTATCAACGGCACAACTAAGAAACAACATCTCTGGACCGTTGCATGTAAAACAATGCTTTTAGGCAAAAACCCAAACTCATGCGAAGCCAAACTTCTTAGTTTGCAAACAAAGTACAATCAAATATGTGAAAACATACAAAAAGGATTGTACGAAGAGTGGCCGTACTTCCAACTATGTCATAATATTTTCCAAGATGAAAGCCCTGTGATTACCATTGAAACCGTCAACTCATCGGAACCTCAAATCATTAAAGTTCCAGCTTTGAAACAGAATTTTGACAATGTCATGATGGTTAAGAAGATAAATAAACCTGCAGTTGATGAGAAAGTTCATACAATGCTAACTTTGTATTTGAAATACAAGAAGAACTTCCAAGAAGAGTATTGGAGACGGGGTTTGTGGGAGACTATTGCGATGGAGATGGGAGAGGATGACGGGGAATACTGGCAGAAACGGTTCTTGAACTACAAACAGCATTACTTGAGGTTGCTAGACAAGAGACGGGACAGTGGCAACGAAGGCATCAACTGGCCATACATGGACTTAttcgataaaatatttgaagGGGACCAAGAATTTAATAGAAAGTACTTAAATGAAGAGTACAGACTAATCGAAAACCAGGCTATAGCTGATTCTGAAGAGATACCAACGCCTGAAGATTGGTTGGTCTGTGAGAAAACTGTTTTAGTGAAATATTACTTTGATTGTTACGATGAGTTTGAGGACCGGACGATACCCAATGGTTTTCTATGGAACGAAATAGGCCGGTTACTGGACAAACCAGCTGATGATTGCAAAGCGAAGTATGAGGAGTTGAGAGAGGCTCATCTACAGAAATATATCGATGGAGCTGTTGTCGATTTGCAGAGCAGAAAACCAGTTGACATAGTGTATGACCATATCATATCGAAGGATATACAGAATGAAATGGAAAGGAATCGAAGGATACCGGAGGAATTGGAGATTTGGAAGACAACGGAGCTAGATGACTTGGTGCAATTCTTCTATGATAATATACAGTTGTATAAAGACAAAATATGTCATTTTGTCTGCTGGGCAGCTGTAGCGAAGAAGTTGAAGAAGACACTACAGAGTTGTAAGAGCCAATGGGATGACTTAGTTCAGTTGTATCAGACTATCTTGAATGATAAGAAGGAGCATCCTGATATGCAGATCGATTGGCGATATATTGAAGTTTTTGATAGGATATTTGATTATGGTATGGACACTAATTTGTTGGTTGGGTATGATAAGCCTAAGGATGGTGCAGGTCCGAAAGCTGTTCAGGAATCTGAGTTGGGGAAGGTTGGAG TAAAAAGAGTGAGCATCAAAGAGGAAGTAGGCATCGATGACTTCAGTGATGATGACGAGTCCTTTGATGAACGAGGATTCACAAAGCGAACCAAACGGCGTGCCGGAGAGTCGAAAGCGTTCAAAATCCTCGAATATTACCAAAAGAACAAAGACAAATTCTCAACAACGAATAGAAATAAACATTCTTTATGGGAGGTCTTAGCCAAACAGATTGGTATCTCAGCTACCCAATGCGCTCACAGGTTTAGAAACTTAAAACAAGTATACACTGCCTACGTACAAAGAGAAATCAACAAACCAGAGATGCCTATCCTATGGCCTTACTACGCTCTTTGCAAGAAAGTCTTCGGCTACCGAGCCATCAAATCAAAGCTCAAGAACGGCAAAATGGATTCTGATGACAGCGAAGACTGGTCAGCGAAGGAAATCAAGCAATTGATCAATTATTTCTCTCAAAACTTTGAAGAGATTGATAATTTTGTCGATGACACAAGTAAATGGTCTGATTTGGCAACGGATATCGGTAAAACTGAGAACGCTTGCAAGGAGAAGTTTATTGAACTGAGGAAGTCTTATAGAAAGTTGAAGACTATGAGGAGTAGGAACCCTGATGTGAAGATTTCGTGgaaatattttaacatgttCGAAGATATTTATAATGCTAAGCAGAATGGAAATGATGAGGCTATGGAGGTTGAGGAGTTGGACTTGAATATGGTTTCTGATGAAAAAGAAG ACGACTACCAGTGCATCATAGTAATACCAGAAGGTCAAGATATATCGCAGATAGAAAACGCTCAAATTATAATACAAGATCCACCCACTTTAGAAACCGTCCCAGAAGAGCCAGCGCCAACCAACCAGCCAAAGGAGGTCAAACCCATCCAAAAATGGACGAAACGGACCAAAAAGAGGTTAATCATCTTCTACATTAACTACATAAGGTCCCATAAGGGGAAAGAGATCAAAGCTCAAGAGATGTGGAAGGATATTGCAtcgaaattaaacaaaactgtgcAATCTTGCAGAAAAATGTTCGCTAAACTGAAAGCTAATCACAAACAACTAGATAAATCAGACCCTAATGTGCTAAATAACCCTTATTACTCACTTATGGCCAAAGCAATGCGTTTGAAACCAAAATACGAAAAAGGGGACCAAAACAAGAGCTTAAAAGATGGAAAGGTTTATAAGGATGTCGCATTACCAGATGATAAAGTCATACAAGCATTGCAGTACTATTTAGAGAACATAGAGGACTTTGTCAGCCCTAGATACGAGAAGAAATATCTTTGGACAGAACTAGCTAACTACGTATGCGAGCCTATTACAAAAGTCTTTAACAAGTTAAACTATTTGAAACAACAATATAACAGTGACACAGATGAGGTTGCCGGCCAAAAAACACCATTTGGGGAGCTGTTAAAAGAGATACAAGCTAAAGAAATAGCTGTGAAACTCGTGGTAGATAATAATCCAAAACCGATTATCGAACTCCCTGATGATGAGGAGACCTGGTCTGATGATGAGACGGAACAGCTTCTAGAATGGTATCTGAGCAATTTGGAGAAGTTTAAGAACCCTAAGTATGTTAGAAGCTACCTTTGGTTGGAGGTTTCAGAGTTATTGAAGAAAAGCGCTATAGCTTGTTCTAAAAAAATGTCGGATGTTCGCACTGAATACAGGAATATGGTGAGAGAAAAACCCGAAGAGTTGAATGCATGGAGGTTCCTAGATTTGTGTCAGAAGATCTACGGTACGGGAAAGAAAGGCGCAACTAatattagtaattaa